In one Mesorhizobium australicum genomic region, the following are encoded:
- a CDS encoding helix-turn-helix transcriptional regulator, whose protein sequence is MLLDYAPPDLAEDTVTAVDGSRYFRAPAPGRIVRRSQTGLALVMLSEDPARDAGSSARAVLANDASADLVAAATRLAAAGYTIRKADGSERRADTPPAFEPQAPISQREREVLELLAEGASNKVIARRLDISVHTAKFHVASVCAKLKARNRTDAVSIALREGMLAD, encoded by the coding sequence ATGCTTCTCGACTACGCGCCTCCAGATCTCGCCGAAGACACCGTCACCGCGGTCGACGGCTCCCGTTATTTCCGCGCACCGGCGCCCGGCCGGATCGTGCGCCGCTCGCAGACCGGCCTGGCGCTGGTGATGCTCAGCGAGGACCCCGCGCGTGACGCCGGCTCCAGCGCCCGCGCCGTGCTCGCCAACGACGCCTCGGCCGATCTCGTGGCAGCTGCAACGCGGCTGGCGGCGGCCGGCTACACGATCAGGAAGGCCGACGGATCAGAGCGGCGCGCCGACACGCCGCCGGCCTTCGAGCCGCAGGCACCGATCAGCCAGCGCGAGCGCGAGGTGCTGGAACTCCTGGCCGAAGGCGCCTCGAACAAGGTGATCGCGCGCAGGCTCGACATCTCGGTGCACACGGCCAAGTTCCACGTCGCCTCGGTCTGCGCCAAGCTCAAGGCCCGCAACCGCACCGACGCGGTGTCGATCGCGCTGAGGGAAGGGATGCTCGCCGACTGA